Proteins co-encoded in one Aggregicoccus sp. 17bor-14 genomic window:
- a CDS encoding glutamate--cysteine ligase, whose amino-acid sequence MGLPIDRTRFTEADHAHFAQRLQDSLRALQVLLARPGFGAGPSSLGAELELSLVDARGLPLPRNRQVLDATPDPRVTPEMGRFNLELNLRPTLLAGRPFTALERELQHGLGEARRAAAAQGGRIAVVGLVPTVRREDLGSQALTDLPRYRALSRSLREASPEPFRIRIQGEDLLELAWDDVTLEAANTSFQIHLRVEPRTFARLFNAAQLATAPALAASVNSPLFLGRRLWDETRVALFQQSLDTRDSVHEAPRVGFGQGWVREGALELFAESVALFAPLLPVVGEEEPLARVRAGAVPGLEELRLHQSTVWSWNRAVYDPEGEGHVRIELRALPAGPTVQDMLANAAFLVGLTLGLAPEVDALLPGLPFTAARDSFYAAARYGLEARLAWPSPVAPSPRDLPARELIPLLLPVAHRGLVDAGVAAEEADGLLDVIAQRAASGLTGAAWQRRTLAALERTQPRETALRGLLERYLALSEAGQPVHTWPV is encoded by the coding sequence ATGGGACTGCCCATCGACCGCACGCGCTTCACGGAGGCCGACCACGCGCACTTCGCTCAGCGCCTGCAGGACTCGCTGCGCGCGCTGCAGGTGCTGCTCGCGCGGCCGGGCTTCGGCGCGGGGCCCTCGTCACTCGGCGCGGAGCTGGAGCTGTCGCTGGTGGATGCGCGCGGGCTGCCCTTGCCGCGCAACCGCCAGGTGCTGGATGCGACGCCGGACCCACGTGTCACGCCGGAGATGGGGCGCTTCAACCTCGAGCTCAACCTGCGGCCCACGCTGCTCGCGGGCCGGCCCTTCACTGCACTCGAGCGCGAGCTGCAGCACGGGCTCGGCGAGGCGCGGCGCGCAGCCGCGGCGCAGGGCGGGCGCATCGCGGTGGTGGGCCTCGTGCCCACGGTGCGGCGCGAGGACCTGGGCAGTCAGGCGCTCACGGACCTGCCACGCTACCGCGCCCTCTCGCGCAGCCTGCGCGAGGCGAGCCCCGAGCCCTTCCGCATCCGCATCCAGGGAGAGGACCTGCTGGAGCTCGCGTGGGACGACGTCACGCTGGAGGCGGCGAACACCTCCTTCCAGATCCACCTGCGGGTGGAGCCGCGGACCTTCGCGCGCCTCTTCAACGCCGCGCAGCTCGCGACCGCACCCGCCCTCGCAGCGAGCGTGAACTCGCCCCTCTTCCTCGGCCGGCGGCTGTGGGACGAGACGCGCGTCGCGCTGTTCCAGCAGTCGCTCGACACGCGCGACAGCGTGCACGAGGCGCCGCGGGTGGGCTTCGGGCAGGGCTGGGTGCGCGAGGGGGCGCTGGAGCTGTTCGCCGAGAGCGTGGCCCTCTTTGCGCCGCTCTTGCCAGTGGTGGGCGAGGAGGAGCCGCTCGCGCGCGTGAGGGCGGGCGCGGTGCCCGGGCTCGAGGAGCTGCGGCTGCACCAGAGCACCGTGTGGAGCTGGAACCGCGCGGTGTACGACCCGGAGGGTGAGGGCCACGTGCGCATCGAGCTGCGCGCGCTGCCCGCGGGGCCCACGGTGCAGGACATGCTCGCGAACGCGGCCTTCCTCGTGGGGCTGACGCTGGGCCTGGCGCCGGAGGTGGACGCGCTGCTGCCGGGCCTGCCCTTCACGGCCGCGCGCGACAGCTTCTACGCCGCTGCCCGCTACGGCCTCGAGGCGCGGCTCGCGTGGCCCTCGCCCGTGGCGCCCTCACCGCGCGACCTGCCCGCGCGCGAGCTCATCCCGCTGCTGCTGCCGGTGGCGCACCGCGGCCTGGTGGATGCGGGCGTCGCGGCGGAGGAGGCGGACGGACTGTTGGACGTCATCGCGCAGCGCGCGGCCTCCGGGCTCACCGGCGCCGCGTGGCAGCGCCGCACGCTCGCGGCGCTCGAGCGCACGCAGCCGCGCGAGACCGCACTGCGCGGTCTGCTGGAGCGCTACCTCGCGCTGAGCGAGGCAGGGCAGCCCGTGCACACGTGGCCCGTCTGA
- a CDS encoding ligase-associated DNA damage response exonuclease produces MAVTPQGMYCAAGDFHIDPWRPVPRALITHAHGDHARTGSEHYLAAEPGRPLLRKRLGDVALQTLPYGEKLEVNGVTVSFHPAGHVLGSAQIRLEHRGEVWVVSGDYKRTPDPTCAAFEPVRCDTFITEATFGLPIYRWDDPRLVAKDILAWWEGNRAAGKSSVLFCYALGKAQRILAHLGELSDGYAYLHGAVNALVACYREAGVPMLRTQLVSEADKANAFHGALVLAPPSAGGSTWMRRFGEYETGFASGWMRVRGNRRRRGFDRGFVLSDHADWPELLQSIAESEASRVLVTHGFSEPLARYLKEKGVDAAPLATPFEGEAED; encoded by the coding sequence GTGGCCGTTACACCGCAGGGGATGTACTGCGCGGCCGGGGACTTCCACATCGACCCCTGGCGCCCGGTGCCCCGCGCCCTCATCACCCACGCGCACGGCGACCACGCGCGCACCGGCAGCGAGCACTACCTCGCGGCGGAGCCCGGTCGGCCCCTCCTGCGCAAGCGCCTCGGCGACGTGGCGCTGCAGACGCTGCCCTACGGCGAGAAGCTCGAGGTCAACGGCGTCACCGTGAGCTTCCACCCCGCGGGGCACGTGCTGGGCAGCGCGCAGATCCGCCTCGAGCACCGCGGTGAGGTCTGGGTCGTGAGCGGCGACTACAAGCGCACGCCGGACCCCACCTGCGCGGCCTTCGAGCCGGTGCGCTGCGACACCTTCATCACCGAGGCCACCTTCGGCCTGCCCATCTACCGCTGGGACGACCCGCGCCTCGTGGCGAAGGACATCCTCGCCTGGTGGGAGGGCAACCGCGCCGCGGGCAAGAGCTCGGTGCTCTTCTGCTACGCGCTGGGCAAGGCGCAGCGCATCCTCGCGCACCTCGGCGAGCTCTCGGACGGCTACGCGTACCTGCACGGCGCGGTGAACGCGCTCGTCGCCTGCTACCGCGAGGCGGGCGTGCCCATGCTGCGCACCCAGCTCGTCTCCGAGGCCGACAAGGCCAACGCCTTCCACGGCGCGCTCGTGCTCGCGCCGCCGAGCGCCGGCGGCAGCACCTGGATGCGCCGCTTCGGCGAGTACGAGACGGGCTTCGCCTCCGGGTGGATGCGCGTGCGCGGCAACCGGCGCCGGCGCGGCTTCGACCGCGGCTTCGTGCTCAGCGACCATGCGGACTGGCCCGAGCTCTTGCAGAGCATCGCCGAGAGCGAGGCGAGCCGCGTGCTGGTGACGCACGGCTTCAGCGAGCCGCTCGCGCGCTACCTCAAGGAGAAGGGCGTGGACGCGGCGCCGCTCGCCACCCCCTTCGAAGGCGAGGCGGAGGACTAG
- a CDS encoding ATP-dependent DNA ligase, producing MRALADLYDALDTTTSTNAKVEALVRYFERTPPQDAAWALYFLTGRRLKRLIATKYLVGWTLELSGIPEWLFDETYASVGDLAEVIALLLDAQLPAHAGEDMPLSWWLEERILPLRELGPEEQRERVTAWWKVLPRRELFLLNKLLTGELRVGVSDTLVVRALAQRAGLPPATVSHRLMGTWSPSRTFFERLVSPDVSDADGSRPYPFYLASPLEQPPSELGALEDWLVEWKWDGIRGQLIRRGGSVYLWSRGEELITERFPEISEAARALPDGTVIDGEVLAYENGQPLPFARLQRRIGRQKLTAKVLAEAPAAFMAYDLLEEAGEDLREKPLRERRARLERLLEGRTAFPISPAVAAESWEQLAQVREEARSRSVEGFMLKRLESRYQHGRKRGDWWKWKIDPFTVDAVLLYANPGHGRRASLYTDYTFAVWNGPELQPVAKAYSGLTDEEILKLDRWIRAHTREKFGPVRSVEPHHVFELHFEAIAPSPRHKSGVALRFPRIARWRTDKRPQDADTLDRLKGLLHAPV from the coding sequence GTGCGCGCACTCGCGGACCTCTACGACGCGCTGGACACCACTACCTCCACCAACGCGAAGGTGGAGGCGCTGGTGCGCTACTTCGAGCGCACGCCGCCGCAGGACGCCGCGTGGGCGCTGTACTTCCTCACCGGGCGGCGCCTCAAGCGGCTCATCGCCACGAAGTACCTGGTGGGCTGGACGCTGGAGCTCTCCGGCATCCCCGAGTGGCTCTTCGACGAGACCTACGCGAGCGTGGGCGACCTGGCCGAGGTCATCGCCCTGCTGCTGGACGCGCAGCTCCCCGCGCACGCGGGCGAGGACATGCCGCTCTCGTGGTGGCTCGAGGAGCGCATCCTCCCCCTGCGCGAGCTCGGCCCCGAGGAGCAGCGCGAGCGCGTCACCGCCTGGTGGAAGGTGCTGCCGCGCCGCGAGCTGTTCTTGCTCAACAAGCTGCTCACGGGCGAGCTGCGCGTGGGCGTGAGCGACACGCTCGTCGTGCGCGCGCTCGCGCAGCGCGCGGGCCTGCCGCCGGCCACCGTGAGCCACCGGCTGATGGGCACCTGGAGCCCGTCCCGCACCTTCTTCGAGCGGCTCGTCTCGCCGGACGTCTCGGATGCGGACGGCAGCCGCCCCTACCCCTTCTACCTCGCGAGCCCGCTCGAGCAGCCGCCCTCGGAGCTGGGCGCGCTCGAGGACTGGCTCGTCGAGTGGAAGTGGGACGGCATCCGCGGGCAGCTCATCCGCCGCGGCGGCAGCGTGTACCTGTGGAGCCGCGGCGAGGAGCTCATCACCGAGCGCTTCCCGGAGATCTCCGAGGCGGCGCGCGCCCTGCCGGACGGCACCGTCATCGACGGCGAGGTGCTCGCGTACGAGAACGGCCAGCCTCTGCCCTTCGCGCGACTGCAGCGGCGCATCGGGCGGCAGAAGCTCACCGCCAAGGTGCTCGCCGAGGCCCCCGCGGCCTTCATGGCCTACGACCTGCTCGAGGAGGCTGGAGAGGACCTGCGCGAGAAGCCCCTGCGCGAGCGCCGGGCGCGCCTGGAGCGGCTGCTCGAGGGACGCACCGCCTTCCCCATCTCGCCCGCCGTCGCGGCCGAGAGCTGGGAGCAGCTCGCCCAGGTGCGCGAGGAGGCGCGCTCGCGCAGCGTGGAGGGCTTCATGCTCAAGCGCCTCGAGTCGCGCTACCAGCACGGGCGCAAGCGCGGCGACTGGTGGAAGTGGAAGATCGACCCCTTCACCGTGGACGCGGTGCTGCTCTACGCGAACCCGGGCCACGGCCGGCGCGCGAGCCTCTACACCGACTACACCTTCGCGGTGTGGAACGGCCCCGAGCTGCAGCCGGTGGCCAAGGCCTACTCGGGCCTCACCGACGAGGAGATCCTCAAGCTGGACCGGTGGATCCGCGCGCACACCCGCGAGAAGTTCGGCCCGGTGCGCTCGGTGGAGCCGCACCACGTCTTCGAGCTGCACTTCGAGGCCATCGCCCCGAGCCCGCGCCACAAGTCCGGCGTGGCGCTGCGCTTCCCGCGCATTGCGCGCTGGCGCACGGACAAGAGGCCGCAGGACGCGGACACGCTGGACCGGCTCAAGGGGCTCCTGCATGCCCCGGTTTGA
- a CDS encoding ligase-associated DNA damage response DEXH box helicase, which produces MPRFERVDGKLRPVVKGAKRPRAQKRPAPPPAPPGDATPPMDALRAWFSERGWKPYPFQEEAWSAYARGESGLIHVPTGAGKTYAAYLAPLAEVAERGERGLQILYLTPLRAVSRDIELALHAPLTALQADIDVQSRTGDTSSSLRARQRERLPEVLITTPESLSLLLAGERAAESFSQLRCIIVDEWHELLSTKRGTQVELALARLRHFAPGVRTWALSATLANLEEAAQAVVGVGAKATRVRATLERPLEIQTLIPERVDAFPWAGHLGFSMLEKVSAWLDPAQSTLLFCNTRSQAERWYEGLRFQHPEWDDLLALHHGSLDRAERERVEAGLKDGRVRLVVCTSSLDLGVDFGPVERVVQIGSPKGIGRTLQRAGRSAHRPGATSRLLFVPTHALELVEMAAAREALARGEVEARAPLSKPLDVLAQHLVTCALGGGFTREALRAEVRTALSYQHLTDEEFEWTLALVKEGGPTLRAYPDFRRVVETADGRLTVADARIARLHKLNIGTISSDATVLLQYWNGAKLGCIEEGYVGRLRAGDVFLFGGRALEFQRMKDMTAYVRPARKRPTQTPRWHGGRLPLSPSLAAALRRTLQAARVGDVTSDELAAAWPVLEAQARLSRIPGEGALLVETLRTREGHHLFLYPFEGRLVHEGLAALLALRLTRVQTATFSLSVNDYGLELLTPTPFPFEEALTPALFSREHLTQDILESVNLGELARRTFRDIARVAGLVLPGLPSARKSTRQVQASSGLLYDVFQKYDPENLLLQQARREVLEQHFQQSRLASALARLEGSALERVTLRRPTPLAFPLLVERISASLSNESLLERVERLKARWTRDEPPSLAAPQGDSLFA; this is translated from the coding sequence ATGCCCCGGTTTGAGCGCGTGGACGGCAAGCTGCGCCCGGTGGTGAAGGGCGCGAAGCGTCCGCGCGCCCAGAAGCGCCCCGCCCCTCCTCCCGCCCCGCCCGGTGACGCCACGCCGCCCATGGACGCGCTGCGCGCCTGGTTCTCGGAGCGCGGCTGGAAGCCCTACCCCTTCCAGGAGGAGGCGTGGAGCGCGTACGCGCGCGGCGAGAGCGGGCTCATCCACGTGCCCACCGGCGCAGGCAAGACCTACGCGGCCTACCTCGCCCCGCTCGCGGAGGTGGCCGAGCGCGGCGAGCGCGGCCTGCAGATCCTCTACCTCACGCCCTTGCGCGCGGTGAGCCGCGACATCGAGCTCGCCCTCCATGCGCCCCTCACGGCGCTGCAGGCCGACATCGACGTGCAGAGCCGCACGGGCGACACCTCGAGCAGCCTGCGCGCGCGCCAGCGCGAGCGCCTGCCCGAGGTGCTCATCACCACGCCCGAGTCGCTCTCGCTGCTGCTCGCGGGCGAGCGCGCGGCGGAGAGCTTCTCGCAACTGCGTTGCATCATCGTGGACGAGTGGCACGAGCTGCTCTCCACCAAGCGCGGCACCCAGGTGGAGCTCGCGCTCGCGCGGCTGCGCCACTTCGCGCCCGGGGTGCGCACCTGGGCCCTCTCCGCCACGCTCGCGAACCTGGAGGAGGCGGCGCAGGCGGTGGTCGGTGTAGGCGCAAAGGCCACCCGCGTGCGCGCCACGCTCGAGCGCCCGCTGGAGATCCAGACGCTCATCCCGGAGCGCGTGGACGCCTTCCCCTGGGCGGGGCACCTGGGCTTCAGCATGCTGGAGAAGGTGTCCGCGTGGCTGGACCCCGCGCAGAGCACGCTGCTGTTCTGCAACACGCGCAGCCAGGCGGAGCGCTGGTACGAGGGCCTCCGCTTCCAGCACCCCGAGTGGGACGACCTGCTCGCGCTGCACCACGGCTCGCTGGACCGCGCGGAGCGCGAGCGCGTGGAGGCGGGGCTCAAGGACGGGCGGGTGCGCCTCGTGGTCTGCACCTCGTCCTTGGACCTGGGCGTGGACTTCGGGCCGGTGGAGCGGGTGGTGCAGATCGGCAGCCCCAAGGGCATCGGCCGCACGCTGCAGCGCGCCGGGCGCAGCGCGCACCGCCCCGGCGCGACCAGCCGGCTGCTCTTCGTGCCCACGCACGCGCTCGAGCTGGTGGAGATGGCGGCCGCGCGCGAGGCGCTCGCGCGCGGCGAGGTGGAGGCGCGCGCGCCGCTCTCCAAGCCCCTGGACGTGCTCGCCCAGCACCTCGTCACCTGCGCGCTGGGCGGCGGCTTCACGCGCGAGGCCCTGCGCGCGGAGGTCCGCACCGCGCTCTCCTACCAGCACCTCACGGACGAGGAGTTCGAGTGGACGCTCGCGCTGGTGAAGGAGGGCGGCCCCACCCTGCGCGCCTACCCGGACTTCCGCCGCGTGGTGGAGACGGCGGACGGGCGCCTCACCGTGGCGGACGCGCGCATCGCGCGGCTGCACAAGCTGAACATCGGCACCATCTCCTCGGACGCCACCGTGCTCCTGCAGTACTGGAACGGGGCGAAGCTGGGCTGCATCGAGGAGGGCTACGTCGGGCGCCTTCGCGCAGGGGACGTGTTCCTCTTCGGCGGCCGCGCGCTCGAGTTCCAGCGCATGAAGGACATGACGGCGTACGTGCGCCCTGCGCGCAAGCGCCCCACCCAGACGCCGCGCTGGCACGGCGGGCGCCTGCCCCTGTCGCCCTCGCTCGCCGCCGCGCTGCGCCGCACGCTGCAGGCGGCGCGCGTGGGGGACGTGACGAGCGACGAATTGGCCGCGGCCTGGCCGGTGCTCGAGGCGCAAGCGCGGCTCAGCCGCATCCCCGGCGAGGGCGCGCTCCTCGTCGAGACGCTGCGCACCCGCGAGGGCCACCACCTCTTCCTCTACCCCTTCGAGGGCCGGCTCGTGCACGAGGGGCTCGCGGCCCTGCTCGCGCTGCGCCTCACCCGCGTGCAGACCGCCACCTTCAGCCTCTCGGTGAACGACTACGGGCTCGAGCTGCTCACCCCCACGCCCTTCCCCTTCGAGGAGGCGCTCACCCCGGCCCTCTTCAGCCGCGAGCACCTGACGCAGGACATCCTGGAGAGCGTGAACCTGGGCGAGCTCGCGCGCCGCACCTTCCGCGACATCGCGCGCGTGGCGGGCCTCGTGCTGCCGGGGCTCCCGAGCGCGCGCAAGAGCACCCGCCAGGTGCAGGCGAGCAGCGGCCTGCTCTACGACGTCTTCCAGAAGTACGACCCGGAGAACCTCCTGCTGCAGCAGGCGCGCCGCGAGGTGCTCGAGCAGCACTTCCAGCAGAGCCGCCTCGCCTCCGCGCTCGCCCGGCTGGAGGGCAGCGCGCTCGAGCGCGTCACCCTGCGCCGCCCCACCCCGCTCGCCTTCCCGCTCCTGGTGGAGCGCATCAGCGCGAGCCTCTCCAACGAGTCCCTCCTCGAGCGCGTGGAGCGACTGAAGGCCCGATGGACCCGCGACGAACCTCCGAGCCTGGCCGCCCCTCAGGGCGACAGCCTCTTCGCGTGA
- the pdeM gene encoding ligase-associated DNA damage response endonuclease PdeM: MDPRRTSEPGRPSGRQPLRVKGEALELLAARALYWPAGGGGAGVLAVADLHWGKTESFHQHGIALPTGVLQDDLQRLSAALQGTGARRLLLLGDLVHSRAGLTPAVVSEAAAWRARHPEVQVVLVRGNHDRHVPRLPEAWGIEDVPGPLDEGPFRFAHHPEPAEGRYAWAGHLHPTVRLGGGADRLRLPCFHLGREVGVLPAFSAFTGGQDVTRRAGERVYAVAGSEVVRV; the protein is encoded by the coding sequence ATGGACCCGCGACGAACCTCCGAGCCTGGCCGCCCCTCAGGGCGACAGCCTCTTCGCGTGAAGGGCGAGGCCCTGGAGCTGCTCGCCGCGCGCGCCCTGTACTGGCCCGCGGGCGGGGGCGGCGCGGGCGTGCTCGCCGTCGCGGACCTGCACTGGGGCAAGACGGAGAGCTTCCACCAGCACGGCATCGCCCTGCCCACCGGCGTGCTCCAGGACGACCTGCAGCGCCTCTCGGCCGCCCTGCAGGGCACGGGCGCCCGCCGCCTCCTCCTGCTCGGAGACCTCGTGCACTCGCGCGCGGGGCTCACCCCCGCCGTCGTCTCCGAGGCCGCCGCCTGGCGCGCCCGCCACCCCGAGGTGCAGGTGGTGCTGGTGCGCGGCAACCACGACCGGCACGTGCCCCGGCTTCCCGAGGCCTGGGGCATCGAGGACGTGCCCGGCCCGCTGGACGAGGGCCCCTTCCGCTTCGCCCACCACCCCGAGCCCGCCGAAGGCCGCTACGCCTGGGCCGGGCACCTGCACCCCACGGTGCGCCTGGGCGGGGGCGCGGACCGGCTGCGCCTGCCCTGCTTCCACCTCGGCCGCGAGGTGGGCGTGCTGCCCGCCTTCAGCGCCTTCACCGGCGGCCAGGACGTGACGCGCCGCGCCGGCGAGCGCGTGTACGCCGTGGCCGGGTCGGAGGTCGTGCGGGTATGA
- a CDS encoding HNH endonuclease — protein MSRAKRRRILDIIATDATFARVEHRGREVWQGKCLHCGTHLVVGTDGEPVSRATIEHIVPRVHGGTDALENLGLACARCNAGKGVRHDRNYLRDPRARELVERLLQRRRERWRAPDLR, from the coding sequence ATGAGCCGCGCCAAGCGCCGCCGCATCCTGGACATCATCGCCACGGACGCCACCTTCGCGCGCGTGGAGCACCGCGGCCGCGAGGTGTGGCAGGGCAAGTGCCTGCACTGCGGGACGCACCTGGTGGTGGGCACGGACGGCGAGCCGGTGAGCCGCGCCACCATCGAGCACATCGTGCCGCGGGTGCACGGCGGCACGGACGCGCTGGAGAACCTCGGGCTCGCCTGCGCGCGCTGCAACGCCGGCAAGGGCGTGCGCCACGATCGCAACTACCTGCGCGACCCGCGCGCCCGCGAGCTCGTGGAGCGCCTGCTGCAGCGCCGCCGCGAGCGCTGGCGCGCGCCCGACCTTCGATAG
- a CDS encoding cytochrome c3 family protein: MSGPLFPRWTNTVSRLSAAALLAIPAIAIGGLMAYVRSPLVTNQFHPVEQPIEFDHRHHAGDEQIDCRYCHWTVENSPSAGIPSTTVCVSCHAQVWNKSPYLNEVRKAFFTDQPIPWVRVHNLPDFVYFNHSIHVNKGVGCVTCHGRVDQMGAVYQQAPLTMGWCLDCHRNPAPNLRPAEAITSMTWKPPEGVDPVEYGKTLAAQYDVHSRTSCTTCHR; the protein is encoded by the coding sequence ATGAGCGGTCCTCTCTTCCCACGCTGGACGAACACGGTGTCGCGGCTGTCTGCCGCGGCCCTCCTTGCGATCCCCGCCATCGCGATCGGCGGCCTCATGGCCTACGTCCGCTCGCCCTTGGTGACCAACCAGTTCCACCCGGTGGAGCAGCCCATCGAGTTCGATCACCGCCATCACGCGGGTGACGAGCAGATCGACTGCCGCTACTGCCACTGGACGGTGGAGAACTCCCCGTCCGCCGGCATCCCGTCCACCACGGTGTGCGTCAGCTGCCACGCGCAGGTGTGGAACAAGAGCCCGTACCTCAACGAGGTGCGCAAGGCCTTCTTCACCGACCAGCCCATCCCCTGGGTGCGGGTGCACAACCTGCCGGACTTCGTCTACTTCAACCACTCCATCCACGTGAACAAGGGCGTCGGCTGCGTCACCTGCCACGGCCGCGTGGACCAGATGGGCGCCGTGTACCAGCAGGCCCCGCTCACCATGGGCTGGTGCCTGGACTGCCACCGCAACCCCGCGCCGAACCTGCGTCCGGCCGAGGCCATCACCTCCATGACCTGGAAGCCGCCCGAGGGCGTGGACCCGGTCGAGTACGGAAAGACGCTCGCGGCCCAGTACGACGTCCACTCGCGCACGAGCTGCACCACGTGCCACCGCTGA